The genomic stretch tgtttgtttgtgacggagttttgctcttgttgcccaggctggagtgcagtggcacaatctcagctcattgcaacctccatctcccgggttcaagcgattctcctgcttcagcctccccagtagctgggattacaggtgcctgccaccatgccgggctaattttttatatttttagtagagatggggtttcactgtgttggccaggctggtcttgaactcctgacctcaggtgatccaccccgccttggcctcccaaagtgctgggattacaggtgagagccactgtgcttagcccttttaaaaatttttaaaaattattatttagtcCTTTCAATGACCCTAAGGTAGGaactgttatctccattttacaggtgagaacacCAAGGCCCAGGGAAGATAGATCACATTTGAACCCAGATTCAGATTTGAATCCAGGTGGCCTGGCTGCTGAGTGCATGGTTTGAGTCACTCCCTGTCCCCCAGCTTCCTCTGTTCCATCACTCTGGGTTATTTTCGTCCTTAAAGTTATCAGGGATTGATACTATCCTGTGTTTCGTTTGCTTGTTTAGCACCTGTCTGCTCTCACCTAGAATGTTAGCTCTCTAAGGGCAGGGACTGTATCCTGCCACATTGGCCCATGTCTGGAGAGCCTGTGGCACATGGTGGATACACCAtggatttgttgaatgaaggcaCCCCCTGCAAGCCAGGCCCTTACCCTGGCTTCTGGCTGTGGGCCCAGGGGTGTCCTGGGAGCACAACCCTAGCTGAATTcctgcctgccctcccctccAGGCCGAGTGTACTACTTCAACCACATCACTAACGCCAGCCAGTGGGAGCGGCCCAGCGGCAACAGCAGCAGTGGTGGCAAAAACGGGCAGGGGGAGCCTGCCAGGGTCCGCTGCTCACACCTGCTGGTGAAGCACAGCCAGTCAAGGCGGCCCTCGTCCTGGCGGCAGGAGAAGATCACCCGGACCAAGGAGGAGGCCCTGGAGCTGATCAACGGTGAGCAGGGCGAGGGCAGGGGCTTGGGAGGGAGGCTTCTCCCAGGTGAGCCTTTGTAGAAGTCACATCAGACCCTTCACCCCAGCTTGCTCAGCTGCCAGGCGTGATGTTGGCCAACACAAAAACGCCAGTGCATGACCTGACCCTGACCTTCACAGCAgccattctctttcttttccatctgGCATTTGAGGGTGAGCCAGGTGGGGGCAGAGGACCCAGCCTGGGGGCTGGCAGACATGGGTTCAGGTAGTAGCTGTGCCTCTGTGAACTCTGTGACCTTTGGGAGGGGACTCATGTCACCTCCCCTAGACTCagctttctctgtaaaatgggcatcctCTGAGGACCATTGTGAAGGTTCAAGGGAATTAGGCAATGGATTTTGCACAGTAGGCCCTCAGTCTGTGGGAAGTGTTGTCAATAGTAATATCATCCACTAGGGGCCTGAGTCACAAACATAGGTGGATCCAGAGAGAGCAGTCAGGAAGGTAGTGAGTGCatgcagggtgcggtggctcacgcctgtaatcccagcactttgggaggcctgggagggcagatcacctgaggtcaggagttcgagattagcctgggcagtatggtgaaactccacctctactaaaaatacaaagattagccagatgtggtgacgcatgcctgtaatcccagctactcgggaggctgaggcagggaggcagaggttgcagtgagccaagatcgcaccactccactccagcctgggcagcaaagtgaggctccatctcaaaaaaaaaaaaaaaaaaaaaaaagaggtagtgAGTGCCAGCAGATAGTGAGTTAATTCTGACGTAAGGGAGGAAGCTATTCCCTGCTCTGTTCTGTGTTTCCTCTGCAGTCTGGCACCAAGGTGGCAAACTTTAaaggccagatggtaaatattttaggttttgtgggccatgCAGTCTCTATCAGCTCTGCTTTGTAACTGGATAGCAGTCATAACCAATATGTAAGCAAGCACATGGTCATGGCTGTGTGCCAAGAAAACTTTACTATTTACAAAATCTGGGAGGATTTGGCCTGCAGGCCATCATTTGCAGAGCCCTGTCTAAAGCTGTCCAGTTTGGCTGCCACTCCCACCCTgtgcgggaggatcacttgagcccaggagtttgagaccagcttgggcaacatagcaaaaccccatctctaaaaaaattaaaaaattagctggacatggtggtgcatgcctgtagtgtcagctacttggaagactgaggtgggaggatcctttgagcccaggaggcagaggttgtaatgagccaagatcatgctaccgcactccagcctgggtgacagagcaagaccctgtctcaaaaataaataagataatatcaAAAATTGGTTTCTCAATTGCACTGGTCATACTTTAGCTGGTGGCTGCCATCTTCGACAGCGggaatataaaacatttacattcttggccgggcgcggtggctcacgtctgtaattccagcactttgggaggccaaggtgggcggatcacgaggtcaggagatcgagaccatcctggctaacacggtgaaaccctgtctttactgaaaatccaaaaaaattagtctggcatggtggcgggcacctgtagtcccagctactcgggagataggcaggagaatggcatgaacccaggaggtggagcttgcagtgagccgagatcgtgccactgcactccagcctgggcaacagagcgagactccgtctcaaaaaaaaaaaaaaaaaaaaaaaaaaaaacacttttccaTTCTTGCAGTAAGTTGTGTCTGATGCCTTTCTCAGAGTCCCCAAACCTCCTGGACTGTCCCTACTCCAAACAACCCATCTCTCAACCATGCCCAGACAGCCTGGGTTGCTATGCAGCTCTGCCACGTCctagctatgtgatcttgagcaagttacttaacatctctgggcttcaatctttttctccttcttcttttgagacagggtcttgctctgtcacccaggctggagtgcagtgttcatagctcactgcagcctcaacctccttgggatcaggtgatcctcccacctcagcttcccgagtagctgggactgcaggttcataacaccacacctggctgatttttgtatgtttagtagagacaggacttccatgttgcccaggatggtctcaaactcctgggctcaagtgatccttccacctcagcctcccgaagtgttgggatgacaagcatgaaccaccgccCCCAGCTGtcagtctttttcatttataaaattagtaTTAGGATAATAAGACCCACCTCACAGGGTAGTTGTGAGGactcctggctaatacagtgaagcGGGAGTAACAGCTCCTGGCATCGGTAAATGTTCTGTCATTGTTAGTGGTCACTGTCATTGCTGTTGTTGGTTGTGGTAGCACAGGGCCCAGCACAGAGTGTACACTCGGTCAGTATTGGCTGTTGTTTTACTCTCTCATCACTTGGTCCAGTTGGCCTATAAGATGTTATTACACATGCACACCCCCAACATGGCATCTAGGACAGTAAGTGCCACCCGTTAGTCTTATATGTAAGCATGGTAGAGAGAAGCCGAGTTCTTGCACAGAATCTTGAAGACTGATTGAAGAGCCAGCCTCCTGacctctgagggcagggactggatctctctctttcccctgtaTTCCCATCCTGCCACACAAAGCCTGGCCCAGAGTCAGCCCTCACAGCCTTGTTTCATGAGCCAGTAGGAAGCAAGAAGGATTCCTGGCACAGGACGGGGCAGAAGTAAAGGCCTAGGACTAGGATGTAGCCAGGACTCTGGGGAAGGCTTTGAGGGAGCTAGGGGGTGGTGAGACCCTTCACGGGCAGGTCCCAGCCAGGTTGAGGAGGGTCCTTGTCAGGTGAGGAGGTTGGGTTCTTTCCTGGAGGCAGCAGGACATATGTGCCCATGTGGGACCAGGAGAGGAACCCACAGTGCTCTGCTTTCAGCAGAGATCTGTGAAGCTAGAATGTCAAGGGCCAGGGAAGCTGGAAGGCCCAGAACCTTCAGAGATTTTGGTTGCCCCAGAGCAAGAAGAAGAAGTGGagggagaaggcaggagagagacCCTTCGGGTCCTCCCAGCTCTAGTGGTCTCTGTTCTGAGGCTTCCGGACCCTATAAGAGTGAGCAGGAGGGTGCAGGCATTTGGGGATGGAGCGGCATGAAGTGGGCTCCTGGGGGTCAGCAGAGCAGCCAGGCACAGGACAGAGCTGCTCCAAGCAATCCTGGTGAGAGCTGGCAGAAGGCTGAGGTCGGTGGGGATAGTGAGGAGGGCATGGGTCTGGGTGTGGTGGGCGAGGGTGTCTCCCCCATCTCTGGGTTGGACAGGTGCACCTGGTAAGTAGCCAGGCCCTGAGGCCTCACCGTAGGTACCTGCAGATTCTGGAATGTCAGCAGGAACCTTGCCTGCCCACCTGGTGGAAGCTGTGGGAGGAATTGGAGCGAGAGGTGGTGTGACTTGAACTTGGGGGCTGGAAGTGGAAGAAGAAGAGGGAGCAGACCCAAGAGAGATTCAGGAGGCAGGATAGAGAGGACTGGGTGATGGATtaggtgggcaggggtgggatgTCTGGGGGAGGGTCAGGGCAGAACAGCGTGGCCCACCCTGGGCTCGTACAGGGCTGGATTTCAGTGCCAGCTGTGtgggcctcagttgcctcatctgtagaatggggagaGGGTGCCTATGAGGATCCAGGAGCGATGGGCTCAGTGGCTGGCACGCTCTGCGTGGTGGAGCCTCAGCCCCAGTCATTTGGGTGTGGACGGTGGGGGAGCTGAGGTCAAGTCAAGGCCTCTGCTCACGGGCAGCCCCTGCTGCCACCCCACAGCCCGTAGAAAGAGTTCCGGATAGGACCACAGGAGGCCTGGTGGGCTCAGCACACGGATGATGACCTTGGCCCACGACCTCCCTCTCCTGGTATCCTCCTGCCTGAGATGGTGCTGGGGCAGATCTCCTCAGAGGTCGATAGGAGGATGCAGTGAGGTGGCCCCGGCCGAGGTACACTCGGTAACAGATCATCATGTGCAGTGTCGGCGCAGGCATTGGGCACCTGGGCCTCATTTTCTCTTCCATGAAGTGGATGTTCTCCCCTCGAGGGTTCATGCCGGGTGATCAGGAGATCATGATTTGGGCAGCTCACTCCCCAGCTGGCAGCCGGGCTAAATCTCCTCAGTGCCCATTTAGATCTGGTGCTCCGCCCTTGCCCTGAAGGGACAGGCTGCCTGCAGAGAGAGCCGGGACCTCCACATTTTCTGCTGAGGCTCCTTTTCCCAGCATTGGctcctctgcagctgctgggccACAGCCAGAGGCTGTCAGAGATCCAAGGGAGTCATTGCCAGTGTCCTTGTCTAAGGAGGATGGGCCGTGGAGAAGCCCTCCCTGCCCGCTCTCCACCCAGATCTGTTGACAGCCACCCCTCACATGCCCAGGGCCTGGAGGGTCCCAGCAAGGCTGAGACTATGAGCAGCTGTCCTACTCACATAACCATCCCAGCATCCAGGTCAGCCCCTTTGTCCCGGGGTCCTCAAGGTCACTGGCGCccttccagcctgctggccttgGGCCGGCCTCTAGCCCCTCCTTCTGGATCTTGGTCTTCTCAGATCTGACCCTGTCACCTCTTTCCCCGACCAGGCCCCTTCCCCTCTGGTGCCTGGGCAGCTTGGGGGAAGTATGCTGGAAGCAGCATAATGATCTGGCAAGGCAGAGGAGACAGCACGTCTCGAAACATTTTTGGGGTCAAGGACTACCCCATTTGTTCCCTCACTCCCACCTAGGTCACTGATGTGCATTAGCTTGGACtgttgtaacaaaatatcacacacagtgtggcttaaacaacagtcatcactttccacagttctggaggccagaagtccacaATCCAGGTTCCCTCAGATTGTGTTCCTGGCGAGAACCcacttcctggcttgtagacggCTGCCCTCTCACTGTGCACTCACATGGCATCCCCCAGGCGCATGTGCATGGAGTGAAGGAGCacgagctctctggtgtctcttataaggacactaatcctggccaggcgcagtggctcatgcctgtaatcccagcactttgggagactgaggtggtggatcacctgaggtcaggaattcaagaccagcctggccaatatggtgaaactccatctctactaaaaatactaaaaaaaaaagtagccagatgtagtgacgcacgcctgtgatcccagctactcaggaggctgaggcaggaggatcgcttgaacccgggaggcagaggtcacagtgagccaagattgtaccactgcactccagcctgggtgacagagccagattctgcctcaaaaaaaaaagggacactAATCCTGTTGgatcagggccccacccttatgacctcatttaaccctaGTTACTTCCCCGAAGTCCACATCTCCAGATGCAGCCACACTGGAGGTTAGGGCtttaacacatgaatttggggtgACACAAACATTGAGTCCATAACGGATGGGCAGTTTGGATCTGTCAGGGGCCTGCTCTGCAACAGCCACTGCTTAAGCGGTCACTGATTCACTCCTTGGAACAGGCTCCAACGTGGGAGCAGCGGTTACCCCATTTTACAGGCCAGTTGAGTGAGGCTCCAAGAGGTAAAGTCACCTGCCAGACTCTCATTGTTCAGGAGCAGCAGAGGTAGGATCTGGACCTGATGGAGTCTGGAGTCAGCACCCATAACATGTCCTCCTGGACCTTGGGGATACACTGTGAGCAGGCTGGCTGGGGTCTGCCAGCACAGATAGGTACCATTCTGTTTTGCATACAATTTCAGGGGGTCCTGAACACCTTGAAGCAGGTGGAGGCCCCTGCTCCAGACTGGGAGCTCCTGGCGAGGCCACCCTGTGTCTGTGTGGTTCTAAGCTGGAGCCACATCGAATCAGGATGGGGCTCCAGCACCCGACAGTCCCCATCAAATTTCACGGGTTTTGGCGTCGTCGGGCAAGGCTGACACATTGTCTTGGAGGAGGCCCAGGAAGTCTGGCCTTAGGGTGGCAGCCTGAGTTTCAGGCAGACAGGGCATGAGATTCCAGCATTTCTGCCTCAAGCCCCGTGGTAGAtccctgtctccctccttccccatggcctatttctgtctcatttattcattaacttCTTGAACATTCGTGAACACCTGTTTTGTGCACAGTGCTGGGTTCTGAGGGTGCAGCAATGAACAAGGCCAACCCAGCAGCCTCCATTCCTGCACTGTGAGGTGGGCAAGCAACCCACCAATAGGATGGTAGTAAATGCAGCACCTAGTGGGAGGCACCTCACACAGTGGGGGATTAGGGGAGGCTTCTGGGGGAGACCAGAGGATAGCTGGTGAGTTTCAGGCGGGACAAGAGGCTTAAACCAAGGTCTGCGAGGTGGGAGTCGGAGGATGTCATTGTCGGGGGGTCAGGTACAGGCTGAGCTAACAAGACACACAGGACCAAACCCCTCAAGGTCAGCCTCACAGACCAGGAACTCAGGAAGAAagcgtttttgtttgtttgtttgtttgaaatggagtttcgctcttgttgcccacgctggagtgcagtggcaacgatctcagctcactgtaccttctacctctcaggttcaagagaaagcgtttaaaaaaaaaaaaatcattccagctacttgcgaggctgaggcaagaggattgctgcagcccaggggtttgaggccagcctgaacaatatagtgcgaccccatctctgcaaaaggaaaacaaaaacagtcaTTGCAGGCTCCCATCATAGCAGAAAATTTTCCGAGAGAGCTGGCAGGTCAGAGGCAGATCTGGGTGATATGAGCTATTGGTGTGCCAAAGTGtggcttttatttgtttttaagtggTATGGCTTGCACactatgtgtgtgagagaggacAACTTGGGCGGGCTGTCCAATTTCAGGGATCCctgtggctgtgtccccagccctgGCCGCTGGGGGCTGTGGCAAGGTGATGCTTGTTCAGGGCCTGGGCCTGGCTCCTCAGACGCTCAGCACCTGCAGGCAGTACTGCTTCCCTGAAGTAGGTGGGTACCCCTGGGGGCACCGTGCGATCCCCTGGCTGGCTTAGTGGTCCAGACAGAAGGAGGGACAGGGGACTCCAGTGCTCTGTGCCTAAGGCCAAGGAGATACCTAGAAGTTCAGGGAgaggaggggtgggagggggtccTAGCAACATCTGGTTTAAGTCGGAGTCACTGGTGGATGTGTCTGGCACAGAGGAGGACCTCGTGGCAGCCCTGGAAGCGGGGCATTCTGATCAAACCAGGGCATCACGGGCAGAAGCCTCTGTAATGTGCCATCCCAACAGAAGCTGGGGCCCTGTATGGCATCGATGTCCCTGTCAGACCAGGACACGTGGGCCGGCAGGGCCAAGGATAGGGAGAGCAGAGCAGTAGAGGCTgcgtcatccctgggatgcagtcCCCATGGAGGGGAAGAATGATGACAGTAAGGGACATTGGTCAGGGTCCTGCTCGGTGCCGGGCACTATGCTGCATGTCACAGCCACTGGCACAAGACTGTCAGGCGGAGAGGCACAGGGATGTCAGGGCAGCAGGTCGTGGTGACATCCAGCTCAGATACCAGGACACTGGTGGCTGCCATGACGTGCAGCCAAACAGGGAGCTATGGCTGTGCTCTCACGGTGGTACCATTTCCACTGCAGTCCCAAGCAGGTTAGAGTGTGAGGCCGAGGGGCCCTGGGGACACTTGGATCAGTCCAGTGTGTTCAGCAGGTGCCACGGTTGGGTGTCCAGGCCTCCCAGCACTGGCTAGGTCACCCAGCAGTGTTCCCGTGGCTCTCCGACAGGCTCCAGGCCAGTGTATCAGCTATGTATGTCCTGGGCAAGTTGGCCGGCAGGTGTGTCATGGCATCATTTAGGTCAGAAGGAGCAAGGGTAGAAGTGTCAGGGTGACATTAAGAAACCCCCTACTGAGTGTGTCAGGGTGACCTTCACGTTGGAGAGAAGAACTGGTGTCCCTGGAGAGTGGCTGCCAGGCCTTAGGGTACACGGGGTGGGTGCAGTTCACCCAGAGGGCTGCCCTGGCTTGCTGGGGCTGTCGCACCACTGGCCTAGGGAGGACACTGGAAGGGACGCCCGTTTGTGTCAGAGCAAGAGGAGGATTGGGGTAGGGCAGGCTTTGGCCCATGGGCACCTTCCTGGGGGTGGCCTGGAGTCAGGAAGGCGGTAGGCCATTCCTCCCGACCTGGCACATGCACAAGAGTGCCTACACACACTTGCTCACACagtcacaccacacacaccacgtgcacacacacgcagcCCTCCCCACTTGGCTTCCGAAACGTGAGTCACTCAGATGCTACTCTGCTGCTGTCTTGCCCCCTCTGCTGGCAGCCCTCTTCCTCCTAactccaccagccttggcctcctccgcctcctggagcGTCAGAGCCGATGGGCTAGTTTGGGCCACACAGGGTGGGGCCACCCTGAGTTCTGCCAGCATGCAGACTGTAGGTGGGGAGCCGGGAGAAGAGCTATGTTGCCTGCCTCTGGGACCCTGGGGCTACAGCCCACGAGTGTCCCTTGCAGAGCCCACCAGGGTGCCTTGGAGGCCCATCCCAGTGCCAGGCTATTCTTTCCAGATGGGACAGCTGGGGCCATGGGCTGCCGTGGCAGTGCTGGGCTTTCTCTGGACAGctctcccacctctgcccaggGGGCCCGGGGGGCCAGCCCCCTGCCTGGGTCAGCCTCTCCCTGCCTGCTGCTCTCCTCTGGCCCATCCAGCTTGTATGTAGATTTTCcctcacgtgtgtgtgtgtgtgtgtgcatgtgtgtgtgctggtGAGAGTGACAGCGGGAGCAGGGATGTGAGACCTGCAGGGTGGCAGGGCTCATGGATGACTGGCGGGGTGCACTGAGTGCTCATGCTCGTGAAAGGCGCCTCTTCTTGGGTGTGGGTGAGGACAGGTGTGACTGCGCATGCAGGTATGTGTGAGGAGAGGGGTTGTGGGGAGCATGTGCACCTGTGGGGGGAGGCTTTCCAAGTGAAGTGCTGCCTCCCCCTCTGGCCAGCTCTGGAGTCCTCCATCCTGTCTGGTCAGGCCCCACCCCCCGCCCCTGACCTGGCactcccattccgttccatgtcCACAGGCTACATCCAGAAGATCAAGTCGGGAGAGGAGGACTTTGAGTCTCTGGCCTCACAATTCAGCGACTGCAGCTCAGCCAAGGCCAGGGGAGACCTGGGTGCCTTCAGCAGAGGTACGCAAGGAATGGGCCCCACCAGGTCGGGTGACCCTTACCACCCTGAGGGGTAGAGGCCAGGAGGGTCTGGGCATTGGGCTCCCAGGTGCCACACCGGCCTTCGGGGTCCAGCAGGTGGCAGCACAGCCCCTTCCTCAGGCTTCAGAGGCTGCTCtgctgggcagggccagggccacacAGGGAGGGGGCTGCAGCACTTTCTTCCTGGCATCATCTCTACCCCAGGGGGCATGGTCTCTTGTGTGTCTATGCACAGATGTCCTCATCCCAGGCCCACCAAGGCGGGTACATCCTGTCCTCTGCCTCTTCCTTTTTGTGGTTTAAGGTTGGGGGCCCTGAGAGTCCCAGGACCTGTCCCCCAGAATCCCTCTCAAAGGTGGGGAAACCAGGGGTGAGAGGAGGTGGCCCTGAGTTTGGGCCTGTCTGGCCAGGACAGTGGAAATCAGGGACAGAGGGGGCTAGGCCTCCTCCTCTTCAGTCCTCGGGGTCTACAGAACAACATCAGGGAGAGGCCAGGATGGGTTGCAGGGTGTGGTGTGCAGGTGTCTTAGTGGGGTGGGGCGGCAGCATGGGACCAGCAGCTGCCCACCTCCTCCGAGGAGGCTGGTGGGACAGATGACATGGTAGGGCTGGGAACCGGGCCCAGGGAGATGAGTTCACCACCGAAGTGGCCCCTAAATGCGCGGCGGCGGCCGTAGCCCTGCCTGCTATCCTTCATGCTGTCCTCGGGCTTCCCAGGGCCTCCTTAATGGCCCTGCCACCCCCAGCTGGGCCGCCGCTCAGCACTGGCAATAAACACGGTGACGGATGAGTGTGGACGAGTGTGAGGCTCAGCGCAGGCAGGAGCCCCATCTGTCGCGGCTGCCACCCACCCTGCCTCATCCTGGCCTCTGCCAGCCCAGCCCTGACACCCCCACCGCCCCTCCTGGCTCCCAGGTCAGATGCAGAAGCCATTTGAAGACGCCTCGTTTGCGCTGCGGACGGGAGAGATGAGCGGGCCCGTGTTCACGGATTCCGGCATCCACATCATCCTCCGCACTGAGTGAGGGTGGGGAGCCCAGGCCTGGCCTCGGGGCAGGGCAGGGCGGCTAGGCCGGCCAGCTCCCCCTTGCCCGCCAGCCAGTGGCCGAACCCCCCACTCCCTGCCACCGTCACACAGTATTTATTGTTCCCAAAATGGCTGGGAGGGGGCCCTTCCAGATTGGGGGCCCTGGGGTCCCCACTCCCTGTCCATCCCCAGCTGGGGCTGCGACCGCCAGATTCTCCCTTAAGGAATTGACTTCAGCAGGGGTGGGAGGCTCCCAGACCCAGGGCAGTGTGGTGGGAGGGGTGTTCCAAAGAGAAGGCCTGGTCAGCAGAGCCACCCCGTGTCCCCCCAGGTGCTGGAGGCAGACTCGAGGGCCAAATTGTTTCTAGTTAGGCCACGCTCCTCTGATCATTCGCAAAGGCGAACACTCGTGCGGCCCAGCCATGGGCCCTCTGAGCAACTGTGCAGCACCCTTTCACCCCCAATTAAACCCAGAACCACTGCTCTGCTCTCCTGTGTCTCATTTCTCCTCAGGGAAGCATAGCGGGGAAGATGTCGTGGGGAGGGGATCATGGCCCCCCCCATCCTAAGGGTCCCAGCTGCAAGTTCTCCCCCGAGGCTCCCCCTTGCCCTGGGCCAGGGGGAGTCACAACAGCTGGCTCTTGGGGACATGGGCACTGACCAGCTGCCCAGCACCCTGAGATCTGCTTCCCTGCCATCTCAGGGGCTTCCAGAAGGTTCGTGGGTCCAACCCGGCACCTGGCCCAGCACCCATTGCAGCTGCAGTTACCATGGCAACAGGGCCCTCCCGGACTGGAGGGGGCTCCTGCAGGGAGGGGGATGGGAGCAGACACGGCTTTTAGTGCCTGAAGGTGGAGCAGAGGGAATCCTGGGGCGGGTGGCGGGGAGATGGGGTCCCCTGCCAGTGTGGGGGCTGTGGATGTGGCATGCCTGACCCCCATCCCCTGTTCAGTCGGGGGGCTGTGGGTCTGATGGAGAAGTGGTTATTCCTGCATGCCCTATTCCCCCTCCACTTGATGGGTACCAGCCCAGATTGCGGGGGTGCCTGGCTGGCAGAGCTTAGGGACCTGAGCAA from Pan paniscus chromosome 20, NHGRI_mPanPan1-v2.0_pri, whole genome shotgun sequence encodes the following:
- the PIN1 gene encoding peptidyl-prolyl cis-trans isomerase NIMA-interacting 1 isoform X2, with translation MADEEKLPPGWEKRMSRSSGRVYYFNHITNASQWERPSGNSSSGGKNGQGEPARVRCSHLLVKHSQSRRPSSWRQEKITRTKEEALELINGYIQKIKSGEEDFESLASQFSDCSSAKARGDLGAFSRGQMQKPFEDASFALRTGEMSGPVFTDSGIHIILRTE
- the PIN1 gene encoding peptidyl-prolyl cis-trans isomerase NIMA-interacting 1 isoform X1, producing MQTVGGEPGEELCCLPLGPWGYSPRVSLAEPTRVPWRPIPVPGYSFQMGQLGPWAAVAVLGFLWTALPPLPRGPGGPAPCLGQPLPACCSPLAHPACYIQKIKSGEEDFESLASQFSDCSSAKARGDLGAFSRGQMQKPFEDASFALRTGEMSGPVFTDSGIHIILRTE